The Metopolophium dirhodum isolate CAU chromosome 4, ASM1992520v1, whole genome shotgun sequence DNA window caaacaataattaacgGATCaggtacgatataatataggcacgTAGACACGCGATATCGGGTCGTCTAGTGTTTtgcatttaatgtaatatatatattaggtatatatgaatagtataatatctagCTGCAGTTTACCTTCAAttctatacatacattttatgtacGTAACTTAAAGGTTACGACGATTGACTAGTATTAGTTGTGACTTGTGAACGTTGCTTGAACTTCTCcgcattcattacattttactagCTGTGCAAAGATTCCGTTTTCAACACCCTCTCATTCTCGTCCTATGATTACGTTTGCTACGCATATAATGCAGCTATGTAGACCTACCTATTTGAATAGTTTGTCTAAAATCGATTGGTTATAATGACGAAAGTTTACACGAATAGTATTTCTTGTGTCACCTATTATATGTGTACAGTGTATTATAACATTTGTATAGCTTAACGCGCCGTGTTTAGACAGATTTATTGGGGCTCACTGTTTACCCAACTTAATAATAAGTGGGACTTTGAGCATTGAGCAAAAAGTGGTTTTCCGTATTAAGCCGTCCGAGGTCTTACAAAAGCCGAAAGGGCGTATCacattttgaaatacattttacataattcacCTTAATATTTAGTGTAttggttaattaaaatattttagcaccttgaattttaaacaagtataggtacctatttttaataggtataagtacttataacttataatatattgtatacatactgtaattaaaaaactatcgaaaataaatacatttaattaaaaattataattaacttcgttattttaaaagttttagctGCACTGTTTTATATGCTTACGTAGTGTATTTTACgcattaaaattattgtgtttactataaaattaaattaaatacggATAAGAAAAAATGAAGAacacaaattttatattttaacgatttatcTTTTCGGAAGTAATAGTTTGACCTTTTGttcttattgttatatttaaaataataataataataataataatagtaatacaatagTCACAAATCAATAGTCAGTATACATTTATCTCCTGGATGTAGAAAAACACGTGACTCCGAACAATTCAAACGGGTTAACAGAAACTCCAGGGAGGAAACGTCCTCTGCTGTCTGGAGAATGTGCCAAAGTATCAATGACTCCATCAAAGAGAACAGTAATGGCAATTCTGGCTAGAGCTAGAACTGCGCAAGTACACGTCAAAGACATGGTCACATTTTCGCCACATTTTAATGGGTAAGTTTTACACTAGGTACTTACGTTTTAATTTACactttttaaagaaaattaaaaatattcacacgAAAGATCATACATTTTCCGACGTAAAAGTCACAATACAATttcgtttaaacattttttcccAACTTAATGTTTGGTGTtgacaatataaatttacaaatgaAGTACCAACAcagtacccatataatataatacattaaatatcattatgtccaaactttttttatattcatatattttctttttttttatttttcttttttattgcaGACTCGTTCAGACAGATGTATCCACATACAGAGAAAAGCCTTTTATCCCCACAACCAATCTACTTttgaactaaatataatataatataatacctactattcaCATCATCCATAGATTATCCAATCAAATTTCTCTGTAGTCACAACGCATGAAAGTATGGgtcaatgtattttttaatcatcatattatacaatctaaataattaattaatattttattttaaaacaaatcagttttattttagtttatacgtggtttaagaattattttaaaacttaattaatcattatgatgattagaaaaaaattgctcaatacaatataataataataatatatatatatattttaatagcgtattataaatttacaacttTACGATCtatcctaataaaataataaaaacattataaagtcaatcatataaattaaataattatatttatataatcaaaatataaaaacatggtTCTTTCCTTGATAATATCCCAGTAAATACTCAATATTCTAcatgaatattgtatacatattataataaactgggtaatcattgtaatttaatataattataaatgcacaCAAATTCACATTAATTCatgttagtttatttatttttagttagttatttaattaaactttcGGCAGTTCTTTGTTATTAacatatagtaaatagttaatgCCAATACCtgattattttatgtaggtatattttgatctacgtagatatatattttattttatcttttaagttggatatattgtaattatttattgttaacatagttagatattaatgtattattataatattatatatcatgctagaatttaattaagtacataatatataaacaataaacatgtattagccattaggtaacTAAGTTTATCTTTACTATTGATATTTATGTGTAAATTTGAGCTAATATTTTGTAagcctataataattaataagtaaataagtaataactaatcagatatgattattttagtaaagtgtggactatttaaaataacaattttatgcgACATTCTAGTCATCTATATACAACattgtatagactatagtataatcgctatatacaatatattatacaaattaacagaatgataaaaaaaaattcatattttaattcagtGATATATCttcttaattactattattaaatacataggtagtaggtatcaAGGTTGTCTTGGTtccgttataaattataattttacaagtaggtacctatataaatagaataagtgtaggtacactgtacatgtatatattgtatataccatatacattttaatatatatataagtatgtacatatacatatattatgtatgcatatatgatttatgtattataaattattttaatcataagctatgaaatgttatttttttaccatcTGTATAAgaattcatatattatgataacaatattaacaacaacatattattaaatatttaatttaatataaatgtaaacttTATCTAATAATTTGGAATACAATTGAATATGAAGTAAGTatccgcataatattataatataataaaataagaccagggctgtgaatttaatgcattcGCGTGTTTCATTTTGTTACTTTGTTGGAGAGgaattaataatttcagaccAATTTTGTTTTGCATTATACCACTGTAAGTATATAGTGCAcatactaaaatttattttgcatatttttgcattttcaacagtttttaagtgaattaaatTCACAGACCGGCTGAattaatagctaataatatcgtgaatagtgtatatatatataggtaatttcaATGACAATCATTCTTTTTTATAggcataaaatattctttaaaaatattaatatatttaattctacTTCTGTGTAATATTTTCCACTATGAGCCATTAAAAGATTTGCGTCATAATctgtactttatattatatactcacctACATTGTATAGATTACAGTTGACTCGTCCGGGATAACCACTCcaagtaaatattaatgttgcaattgcttagtttattttttttatcaaaccgTTAGAGTTTGCACATGTTACACACTTACACCTTCCACAGTTACACGTATAAGGATATACAGcagcgtattatatattatatcaactactatggtatataatatatttgtgtaagGTATCGAAAAAAACGTGAAGTTTCCTTTTCGAAGGGCGGTAAAATACGAGTCATCGGACCTGTATAAATAAGATCCCCTAGGAATGGATGTTAGAATTTTTTATGAGAATGATGTTATCTGGTTAAAGTACCTATCCATCGGGGACTTGCGGTgcacttatttattaaaagatgGTCTAACCACTAACTATAAATCGCTTCTTGTTAACGCAATTACATACTCATAAATCTTACGTTATTgaagtgaaatataatatcaattcgtATACGAAGATGGCTATATTATGTTGGCCGACAGTCGACACGCTTAATATAACAGGCAATGTGATCGGCGGGATATCATTTCAGAATTTTGTGTGAAACGCAAattcatttacaaaatatagtcaACTCATCTGGTTCGTAAATTAGGGGTTCTcagatttaaaaactaaaattaaacatcatgaaatatttgtttgaatgaGGTAAAAGTGAAGgaaattcaaaagaaaattcaaaagatgatttaaaatagttagtacctatactattaaaatgttcaatgaatatattatattctattatctacagctaaattaaaatatcagaattacagttaaaaaaaattatcattttattatcattaaaaaatctaaacgTGGTTTTTCGAGCTTAGAGGTAGGTACCTGCATAATAATGAGAGTCAATCAATTCCAATAACAAATCTGTAGAAAATAAAAGACATCTATGTATATTCTACGGCTATTAATATGTGATGTGTAACTATGCAAATATACACACACTCGCATCCCGCAAATGACTACCCCGTAGaatgtgattatttttaatatttattacgacTTAATTAAGTTCATTAATTGGCAATAGAATTAGACAAGGGTTTGATTACTCTACTTTGTCATTCATTGGATGTTTGTTTATTCATAAAAGCCGTTGTTATAATGACCCCAGACGAACAAAAATGTGAAATCTCATGTTTTCTCATTGTATCGTTTGcgtcattatataggtacctaccgtacCTTCTCGGTGCGCATACCTATAGTACAAATATGCAGCAGTCGTTAACTAAATACTTATACCtacagttataatattcaatacttaCAAGTATTAATTAGCGTTTAAACAGGAAAATTCTTACTGTAAGAGTTTCTAGctgatttatatttcattattgttttcacTAATTAATTTTCGCATCTCATTAACTAAAAGAACAGTTTAACCGGAATccaattgttaaattgtttccTGTAGagtgaaaattgtaattatgtTTTCACGTCTATACCTGCGCATTGtactaatatgtaatacataaatagtcaataggtacctatagcacatataaatcatatatatatttctctGTCAACAATAGGTTTAACTGTTGTCTCTTGCTATAACAGTAAAACTGTATGAGTGTAGGTACtgtgtacctaaattatttagatttttggttCATCtacaaattcaaattcaaattgaatctttgaaatgtaaaataaaaatcaaattgtgAAATTCCCgttgtattttcaaattatgtttaaaatatttacaaataatctataagattaattttgaataatacaatatcataacattataataactatcTTGATCACTATTTTACGCACGCAGCTCTAAAAACACATTGGCCCGTCCGAGTGGCTCATCAAAATATGTAGTTTTGTTCTTTTTGtccattttgttttatacatttatattaactacatgattataggtaaatactaaattataggtAGACTTTGAAGTTTGAGTGTATTTTGCAAATACAtgcaaaatttcctatttttttttctacgtaTTTGTGTTTGATTACCTATTATAGTCGTACCTAACCTACTCAATACCTATGtctaataatagtatgtatattatacataatatgtttaatattaaaacagtcattttgtaatttgtatacatattataattatatatttatattataagtcatcgaaatatgtttgaatgtatattttaattgcttaaaaagtgattatatttaattgcatttaattgttaagaatataaaaaatgcattattatttttgcatttttttttcttcgtgtGTTGCATTACgatttgttttcattattataattaatgaatattatagattttttttttataattttgttttgaatttttttttttgttgtgcaTTATGCACAGAATATTTTTAACGATCGTTTATGAAAGCTATACAATATAAgcctataaatatacaatatgtacgtACTACGTggttatgtattatgtttgagTTTTTTTCTTCcggttaataattttaaaagtttgatgtgatttaattttaattggttAATCATACCCAATTATTACCCGAGTACCTACTGAACACATTTGATTGAGAATCGTTCCTACCACAGTACCAACCTACATATTTTGTCCTAATTGGTTTGTGGGCGGCTCGCGGTTATTATTTCACAGCCTATTATAGATAGCTACATAGTAAATAGgttttattgtttcaataatatataacaatataacagtaTTGAATATATACTATATCGGTAACAAATAATACACtcttatgttaaaatgtatacctatacctttataaacatcattattgttcattaataattattaagttataatattatgatcatcgTTATTCATAAACTACCATTTAGGTATCATCATATCGATTTATCAGTatctaatatgtatttaataggatgtcagcgcagtatctgttttctctctctggcccacgcgcaacatagacaaaacgcgtttacgaagaatcattttttctatgtttttaagtaatcttagagtaaaattacctattacaaaagagatagagaataatatttttaagggaatgacatatcgatttatcgaaatattgtaccaaaacagtttaaacataatttaaatgtacaacattttttgtttatttagaaagtcaaatacaaagtcaattaataacaataaaatataaaatcgatatgtcattccctcaaaaatattattctctatcttttttgtaataggcgattttactctaaaattacttaaaaacatagaaaaaatgattctgcgttaatgcgttttgtacatgttgcgcgtgggccagagagagaaaacaaatagtgcgctgacattctCTTAAGTCTTAAAgataatgtacctacagtaaatagtaaatacctacgcCTAGGTAATACAAGGTGATtcttttaaagtaggtaccactaatgttttcgaaaatatttgtaatttttgtttacatGGTTTTAAGACTTTAAGTCataacaaaacaacatttttgaaataaatcatattatttacagtcattccataatattataacatttgtttttaataatattttcatattttggaTGACATCatgcattttaagtttaatatttgctagtacctacctatgtttctGATAATTGCAATGCaccaaaatcgaattttgaatatgtacctacttattgagttatttaattgggtaggtaggtactaggtagttatcatagtaggtatttaaagccTAGATGAGCAAAGTATAAAGGTAGTGGACCGACATTTTACGGGGACCTTTGTGCCACTTCACTCTATCTACACATCGaaacattaaataggtacttacaagcTATCAGATAGGTACGTCGTACATTCGTACGTATCCACGAACTCGATaacgtgattttctgtttttgtctaacacgcACCCCACATATGATTTTAGActggttctttgccaaacataccaattgaccTTAGGAATTAGCAATCTTTAGGAATtcgggggataatatcaaacatgaggaaaagttgattttaagtagacttgacgacaaattcaaatctgttttcggaattcttatcgctttaatagatcaattggaatgtttgacaaaaaacacgtctaaaatactatgtcgcgcgtgtgtttagacgtgaatattatttaagagtGATCTGTGAAAATGTTCTGAATACGTCTGTGCGGGTCTTATATTATGCATGCTTGGTAGGTCGTAGCCCGTATGTACGTAAGTACCAATACAGACATACAGTCAGGGCCGGATTGGTATGTATCGGCCCATCGAGATTTACACTTCTAAGCGGCCCATTTACATATTCACTGGCTCAAAGTtacgtctaaaattataattagctATTATAGGCGACCAATCGTAtttaaaacatgaatttattttcgCTCAATCACTCATACGACCGGCCCACCGAGATTTTCTCGGTAGCTCGCCTAACCAATCCGGCCCTGCATACAGTATATTAAGGCCAGGACCCCCCCAAGGGGAGGCTGTTTGTTCTGGAGTTAGGGgcccattaaaattaattttatttaatactttttgatattaaatagtattttatagggcccgcaaaaatatttagtacagaAGCCCAAAATTtgatgtggggggggggggggctgattATGGCCATCTAATGACTATCATTACgacttttttctttaatttatttgcAAATTGGTATTGCCGTATCGGTGATAACCGATaggtaatatttgttttcttttcttcaaatttgtaaaatttaatgaccaattttttaatttattataaaaagataGCATATccataccttttttttttccttttttaaccgacgacgccgcgcgaattgctttcgcattacttccaCGGGGCATATCCATACCTTCCTTAAGTAATTTTAAGCCAAAACCAcaatacaacaaaattattatcaataggtCTCTGagcagatattttattatacctaaaactGCGCTTTGCCACTTTATATTGTGCGTGTTGGCGGTGTTGCTGACCGCACTTTAATTAGGTAGATAgataatactatttagtatttatattagaatataggAAATTTATTGATGAAGGTAACCAACACATTACACATTatgctattaatattattgacttgttatagatacctaaattatatcaaatgtatgtccagataatttatgaaactacaattaggtacttattgtacctatagtacACAGTGCTTCTTAAATcttttaactaatttaaaatgtaaagcttgttatgacaaatatattaaacatttaaacaatatgaCTTACTGGCTTTACTTCACTAGCATTTAAATGAGTTTAAACAAGTACTTGAGTTGAATGGTTAAACAGGACACACTCGACACaggttatattttcaaaatatgtaaaataaaatgtaaccattttactatgatttttaaataattttgctaaaACATTTTTTGGTTCCACGTACAGTAGTCAGTAATTATCAGTGGCATACCTACACAGGATCTTCTTATATtaggatttaatattattatagattttaacaTGATTTATTGTTCACTATAGTAATAGAATTCAATAACCAATGGATACTTACCACAAACATCCATAGACAATAACATATTAGTAATTAAGATACTATATTGTACCCTTGGCttaaaatgttcaccaaatactaattataacagTATCTAGACATGAAAAATGTTTgcctttttgagctatttatagccgAAATCTACTTATTTTAGCTTTAATTCGACTTctgtttgatataatttttgtttatgattgtaaagctttaaaatttaattcaagctTTCTAAGGTTTTTTCTAacaccaagtataaaatatcaaaaatatagtgtcaattttttttcaaataaagaaTCTGAAATATTCACTAATAACTTTggaattaaatttatcaaagttaaaataattacaattttattgtattactttaggtacctactttagtCATATTATCTTgtacaaattcaaaataattgtgtcttaaaagtaaatattacagTTCAGTcataattatgttatacaaatatcaacaatataaaaacaattcaatCATTTAGTAGACATCAAAAAATATTCTTcaacaaaatagtttatacaaattatttataatacaaaaaaaatattaatagcacctaggatgtaattaaaaaattaatttataatatgtaatttaatattttggtgaatgacatttgaataattttatggtacttaaaaaatatgagTTCACATTTTCAGTTGATTAATGAGTAACAAATAACTAAATAGATATTTATGCTCATTTCAATGAATTTGGTTTAAGAGGATATtccaaaattatttgttttttctaatCCAACACATTTAGTTTATTACATAGCACTTTTAAaagaagttttaatttttcctgggcttcattataattataattttaatatttaattaaccaaTTGCCCAatgaaataaatgataatattttgtttgatagaACTTATAGTTAGATTcatagagaaaaaaatattttaactaatttcaaatgtgaagttatttaaaaaaaaaacatcaatttattaaatgttacatCATTGttgatttattgttattaaatgttgAATTCTCAACATAAAGAAGATCACTAAATGCATCTTTATGAATAGACAAAACAACTAATATTTCTGGGTATtccaatattgttttatacctTAAGCTGTACGATATTGTATCCTCAGAATCAAGTTCATAATAtctgaaacaatattttaatgaacaataaataagaaaattaggtacaaaatactaatattattagtgaaaCAGTAGTGACTTCAGTCTAACACCACTGGAGGCATCAGTAACACacaaaaaaagtatacataatattattattacttaaaaatatgcatttaaattttatactaacTTTCCATATGGTGTTTTCATTAGAAATATTACACCTGTAATTCCAGCTGAAACATAAAacttcattttttcttttacttcATCATCATGAAACTCCGTAGTGAAATAGTTTCTAGCAATACTATTTAGTTTTTGATACTCTGGgactctaaataattttaattgacaatgtattgaataaatatataaatatatttaattaattttaatacttatggTTTGTGTATTTCACATCTGTGCCATGAAATGTCCATTCTATAcgccaaaatattttatttactttaggattaaaaaaagaagtattgtttttgtttaaagtagATTTAGGTAAAATCTGTAAACGTATGTTTCGTTGGTATGCTTGATAACGTAATCTTCGAAAAGCCTAAACATAATAAACAACTTAGAAAAACAGGTAATTTGTTTgatcataaatacatatttataaataaatataa harbors:
- the LOC132942913 gene encoding box C/D snoRNA protein 1, which translates into the protein MLKKNMESKNRLGYCEVCSSDAAKYCCPRCEVKTCSLSCVNIHKKELDCDGKKYKTGFKKLEKFNDSEMSQDYRLMNEFIEAVGEFKMKTQRISNLSAAFRRLRYQAYQRNIRLQILPKSTLNKNNTSFFNPKVNKIFWRIEWTFHGTDVKYTNHKVPEYQKLNSIARNYFTTEFHDDEVKEKMKFYVSAGITGVIFLMKTPYGKYYELDSEDTISYSLRYKTILEYPEILVVLSIHKDAFSDLLYVENSTFNNNKSTMM